Proteins encoded in a region of the Flavobacterium sp. MDT1-60 genome:
- a CDS encoding APC family permease has translation MSDSKPNQLKKTLGLSFNIAVLIGGTIGVGILRTPGTIAGMLDNYWLIIASWLFGGIYVLIGANSYAELATMLPKAGGSYNYIKRAFGDYAGFLSGWFDYITNAIPPAFYCIVISEYLIILFPGLANYSTVMAISLLIAFVLLHLSGVKNGSAIQQITSFLKVICFVCLVVACFMYSGVQLAPIPKDNSFFQIGLIFGFFKSLQLIIGTYNGWNSVCFFAEENDNPSKNIPKSLYSGVLLVIAIYVLVNVAFFHVLSLENIAKSNLAAADVANIIFGKNGAIIVTVISIFSLISILNAFMMIPPRILYGLSRDGFFIEKGTKVNKGGTPITALLVSSLFSLFLICIGSFEVLFTFAAFTSIIVWGLAYCALLKLRSSEPELARPYRSIWYPWATILAIIASIAILAGFIFSDLKSFLIIIGITLISYPLFLVLNRNNKK, from the coding sequence ATGTCAGATTCCAAACCAAACCAATTAAAAAAAACGCTTGGATTAAGTTTTAATATTGCAGTTTTAATTGGAGGAACAATTGGAGTTGGAATTCTGCGAACACCGGGAACAATTGCCGGAATGTTAGATAATTATTGGCTGATCATTGCTTCCTGGCTTTTTGGTGGAATATATGTTTTAATTGGCGCCAATTCGTATGCAGAGCTTGCTACAATGCTTCCAAAAGCAGGAGGATCTTACAATTACATTAAAAGAGCTTTTGGAGATTATGCCGGTTTCTTATCTGGCTGGTTTGATTATATTACCAATGCGATTCCGCCCGCCTTTTACTGTATTGTAATCAGTGAATATTTGATTATTTTGTTTCCGGGTTTAGCAAATTATTCTACTGTAATGGCAATTTCACTTTTAATTGCATTTGTATTGTTGCATTTAAGCGGTGTAAAAAACGGAAGTGCCATTCAGCAAATTACCAGTTTCCTTAAAGTTATTTGTTTTGTTTGTTTAGTTGTGGCGTGTTTTATGTATTCCGGAGTGCAATTAGCTCCGATTCCTAAAGACAATTCATTCTTCCAAATCGGACTTATATTTGGCTTTTTTAAATCGCTGCAACTTATCATTGGGACTTATAATGGCTGGAATAGCGTTTGCTTTTTTGCTGAGGAAAATGATAATCCGAGTAAAAATATTCCGAAATCATTATACAGCGGTGTGCTTCTGGTTATTGCTATTTATGTTTTGGTAAACGTTGCATTTTTCCATGTTTTATCGCTGGAAAACATAGCAAAATCTAATCTGGCTGCCGCCGATGTTGCCAACATTATCTTCGGTAAAAATGGCGCTATTATCGTAACAGTAATTTCTATTTTCTCTTTAATCAGCATTCTGAACGCTTTCATGATGATTCCACCAAGAATTTTATATGGCTTAAGCCGGGATGGTTTTTTTATTGAAAAGGGCACAAAAGTTAATAAAGGCGGCACTCCCATTACGGCCCTGCTGGTTTCATCACTTTTTAGTTTGTTTTTAATTTGTATTGGTTCTTTTGAAGTTTTATTTACGTTTGCTGCCTTTACCTCTATTATTGTTTGGGGGTTGGCGTATTGTGCGCTTTTAAAATTAAGATCTTCTGAACCGGAATTAGCAAGACCTTATCGATCTATTTGGTATCCCTGGGCAACCATTTTAGCCATTATTGCTTCAATTGCAATACTTGCTGGTTTTATTTTTAGCGATCTTAAAAGCTTTTTAATCATAATTGGAATTACTTTGATTTCTTATCCTTTGTTTTTGGTTTTAAATCGAAATAATAAAAAATAG
- a CDS encoding GyrI-like domain-containing protein: MDKLDLTKADKVYYTAKTKPQILYIGETHYLSITGKGDPSEQVFSDKIQVLYATAYVIKFMCKALNHDFVVPKLEGLWSFDEEKYKLISMEEAPLKIPRSEWNYRLMIRMPDFVTREQVEEATAIVINKKGIKAASTIEFYEMTEGKVIQILHVGPFANEPETLKKIQEFTSENNLQKNGIHHEIYLSDFRKTSPDKLKTILREPVK; encoded by the coding sequence ATGGATAAATTAGATTTAACAAAGGCCGACAAGGTATATTATACCGCTAAAACTAAACCTCAGATACTTTATATTGGAGAGACACATTATTTGTCAATTACAGGTAAGGGTGATCCTTCTGAACAAGTTTTTTCGGATAAAATTCAAGTATTATACGCTACAGCTTACGTTATAAAATTTATGTGCAAAGCATTAAACCATGATTTTGTCGTACCAAAACTAGAAGGCTTATGGAGTTTTGATGAAGAAAAATACAAGCTTATTTCTATGGAGGAAGCGCCCTTAAAAATACCACGAAGTGAATGGAATTACAGATTAATGATCAGAATGCCAGATTTTGTTACCAGAGAACAAGTCGAAGAAGCTACTGCTATTGTTATTAATAAAAAAGGAATAAAAGCTGCAAGTACAATCGAATTTTATGAAATGACAGAAGGCAAAGTAATACAAATTCTTCATGTTGGTCCTTTTGCCAATGAGCCTGAAACACTTAAAAAAATACAAGAATTTACTTCTGAAAACAATTTACAAAAAAATGGAATCCATCATGAAATCTATTTGTCAGATTTTCGAAAAACTTCTCCCGATAAATTGAAAACTATATTAAGAGAACCTGTAAAATAG